Part of the Spinacia oleracea cultivar Varoflay chromosome 5, BTI_SOV_V1, whole genome shotgun sequence genome, CGGAATATCGTCACAAAATTCAATCTTTTGAGCAAAAGAGGGATGAATCGCTTTTTGAAGCTTGGGACCGATTCAAAGAATACCAAAGGGAGTGCCCTCACCATTGGATCCCTAAGTGGTTGCTACTTCAAACCTTCTACTTGGGATTGAGCCCAACCTCCAAGACGAGTCTAGATGCGGGGGCGGGTGGTCCCATCATGAACAAGACCGAAGATCAAATTGAAGAGATAATTGAGGATGTGGTCCAAAATTATCAAGCTTGACACGTTGGTGCAAGGGACTATGATGGCAAGGGTAGGAGTGATGATGGTAAACGGTCGGTATATGCTATGGAGCAAGCTAGGATCATTGAGAAGCTTAGCTCGAGATTGGAAAAGCTAGAAAGCACACCAAGTCAACCACCATAACCATCAACAATTCCACCGCCTTGGGCTACTCTTCTCACCAAGGGGAAGAGCAAGGTGAGTTCCTATGACACTATGCCTCCGGGCACATCTTTTTGTGATAATTGTCAAGATTTTGGTCATTTTCCCAATGCTTATGCTTTGGTGCATAATGTATCTtatgtggattatggcccttcttGTGAAGGTGATTTTGATATGGAATACGCCCATGCTTTGAATGAGAGGTCTAGAAATGATAACCCCAATAATCAAAACTTTGCTAGGCAAGCACCTAGAGGGCCCCCTATGTATGGATCCtaccaaggctatggccaaggaggTGGGTATGATAGTCAAGgtcgaggtggctatagagcgcAAGGCTATCAAGGCCAAGCATCCTATGGTCAATCTCATGGTCTTGGCAATCAAGCCCAATACAATCAACGTAGTTATAATCCTAACCACCAAGGTGGAGGGGGATAcaactactcttatgggcaatttaggggtgcctctagTGGGGGTTATCCGTTGAACTCGGGAGTCCATATGGTGTTTCTCAATATCCACCTCCCGGAatcaatggaccgaggacctttggcaaccaattCCAACaaaaccttagtggttatggcaatgcacctccaccgctcccgcctctcaagtctaatcttgaggctctcatggattcgttcgtgggggcgcaagccaagaagaatgttgagtttgaggatggattcaagcaatccaacactcacttgaaaATGATTGAAACTCAACTAGCACAACTAGCTAGCACCATCAAAGAACAACAAGTGCAtactagtctcccaccccaaggtcaagcaCCTAAACAAATGTATTCGGTTGTGACTAGGAGTGGGATGATTCTAGATGATGGTGCTAAGCTTGTTGTTGCACCTTGCTCTAGGGGTGAGGATTCTAAGGGAAATGAGTCCCCGGACTGTGATGTGGCGGAAGAGGAGTCTCATGTCGATGACATGATTGATGGTGTTAAGTCGATGGAAACtactcttcctcctctcccGATTCCTCCTCCCCCCTATCCTCAAAGAATTGCTGGGAAAAAGCTAGATGATCAGTTTATAAGTTTTGGGAAACAATTAGCAAGCTATATGTGTCATTGTCTTTCACCGAGGCACTCAAGAAAATGCCACATTATTCTCGGTTCATGAGAGACATTTTGAGCGGCAAAAGGACTTGTGGCACCAATGAAACCGTGCACCTAACGGAGCATTGTAGTGCTTTGATTTTGAGCCCTTTCCCCCCAAAGCTCAAGGACCCTGGGAGCTTCTCGATTCCTTGTAGCATCCAAGAGCTTAAGTTTGACAACGCTCTATGTGATTTGGGGGCGAGTGTAAGTATTTTGCCGTACAAAATTTATGAGAAACTTAGTCTTGGCGATCTCACCCCTACCCCTATGTCCTTGCAATTAGCCGATCGCTCGGTTACGTTCCCATTGGGTAGGGTTGATGATGTTCCTCTAGTGATAGGGAAGTTGACTTTCCTCGTTGACTTCATTGTCTTGGACATCGATGAGGACGCGCATACCCCTATAATATTAGGGAGGCCATTCTTGGCTACGGCGGGTGCTCTCATCGATGTTCAAGGTGGCCTTATCACTTTGAAGGCGGGAGACGCCAAGGCTAGTTTCAAGCTTGCTATTGATGATTAATATTGCTCTAAGATGAGAAGTTGCATGAAAATTGACACTCTTCCTTGTGTTGAGCACAATCACTCTTGTGCTAATTCTTCTAACAATCCTTGTGTTTTTAAGTGTGATGTTGAGATTGCAAGGAAAGTCAAGAAGAATGTGCACGAGAACTCTTTGGTGCTAGGTGACTCCTTTGATGACGTCATCACCATTCCCGACACATTCGGGATGGATCTTGATGATGTAGGATCACACACTCCGGCGTATAATGGTAAGAAGTGCATGAGCAAGGAATCTAAGCAAGGCAATCCTACACCTAAGAAGAATTGGTTTGGTCCCCATTCCATGAGTGGTGGTGTGGGTAAGTTGTTTGTGCCCAAAGGGGCTAAGAAGAGTTTGTTGACAAGTGATGACCCAGCGTTGGGTGTGTTTGACCCCCGTTAACTTTTGGGGGGCCCGTCAAGCGAATGatgttaaacgagcgctacccgggaggcaacccggttgcCTAACTCTAGTCCTAATTTATTTTCGTTTACTAACTTTTGTTTtcatagttttatttttcttttaataaataaaaagagaGAGATGGGGTACATTAATCGAGCAAAGCAAAAGGGGCATTCATCCagttctgtgcgatcgcacagctTATTCAtgcgatcgcacaaaactgGAAATATGGATCAGTAGCTCATCGGTAGATCGTGCGAACAGGTCAGAATCCAGTGCTCTCGTGCTcgatccgtgcgatcgcacgagaATTTCATGCGCTCACAAGGGTCAGGCGACCCGGTTCTGCGATCGAGCTATTTCTGAAATCGCGCCCCcttctttttcatttctcatCTTCATTTCTCATTCTTCACCATTACTCTACTCTTCTCTCTACTCTAACTCTTCAACCTCTACTTCCTACACATTTCCTACTCAATTTCACTCACACATTTCACTCTCAATCACTCTGATTCAAAAATTCATCCCCTTTCCTCACCCTAAAACcattaatttcagattttcctTCAAAAACCACCAAATTCTAGGGTTTGGTTTGAACTTTGATTTTGTGATTCATTGGTGTAATTGGAGCTTTGGAGAGTGCTTTTGGGTGATCTTGTCTTCCTCCTCTACTAGTGGTGACAATTTCTTTCCCTTCCTTCTCCATTTTCTTTACATTTTATCTCATTGTTCATACTATTTGTtggaatttctgaatttttgattttgagtggttagagatgcatgtttgtttttgtgtttactCCTTGATAATCTAGACTTGTTATGCATGATTCATTGTTAATATTTGTAAAGTCTAGTCTCTTGGTCGATTTTTGGTGAAATGTTGAATGGAATTCTAGTGGATTTGTTGTTTTTGGTTGATGAGTATTGTTTGGAGTACTCTTGTTCGCATTGAACTTGGGTGTTGTATTGGTATTTGTTTGCGGTAGTCTTGGTGGTAGATTGTTAGCTTTCTTGACTAACTTAGTTTTCCTTTTGCTTTGGATTGTGgttgttttctttgtttgtgtgtAGGTTTTTGTTCTCTAGAAGTTCATCATGATGACTAAACGATCCAAGAAGGGGCCCAACGCCCAACCAAACAAGCGCAAGGCACCCGCCCCGCCGGCGTTCGAAACTTACGGCATTACATTTCCGGAAAAACGGTCTTGGAGCTATTTTGAAGAATTATCTAAGCGGACCATCCGCCCGACAAAAGTCTATCATGAGAAGACTGTTCGTGATTTGGGGTTTAAGAAGGAGCTTGATACTTTGGTTGAGGGACTCGATCTTGAGGAGTTCGTGAAGATGCACGCTAAGACTTACAAGAGGGTAACCCTCGAATTTCTTACTTCGGCTCGGCGGCGAAGGGTTTATGAGGACGGGAAAGAGACGGTAGAGCTTCACTTTCAAGCCTTCAATAATCAACACAAGCTCACCGACGAAGAGATCAATGATTTCTTCACTATATACCCAAACCGGGGTCTTGTCACTAACCCGGTGGTGGAGTATGCGGGCTCCTACGACGAGAACATATGGTGGGGGGACCTCACGGGAGAGCAAGAAGTTCACTTCCTCTTCGGCAAAGTCATCTTCATTTCATCACCCCGCCATCCGTTACTTGAACCGCATGCTTCTATACGCGGTCTTCGTAAAGGCGGCTACCGGGTCCTTGTCAAGCCCGGAGCTTGGAGCCTTATGGCTAGCCACTGAAAAGGATTGTGGCATTTTGGATTTTGGGCAGGTTTTGATCACCCGGATACTTGAAATTCGGGATGGGCAACCCACTAGTGGAGACATTCTTATTGGTGGGATTCTCAATCTTCTCTTGAGGGCACTCCCCAATGATCCATACAAGCTCGCCCTAGAAGAGTTGGATCTAGTTCCCGGAGGGGAGTTCCTTGACTTGCGGACTCTCACCAATGCCAAGTGGATCAAGGCCACCAAGAATTATAAGTATATTTGGCCGGTCAAGCAACGTGATTGGTGCATCCTCCCCAATCCCTCCATCACTTCTTGGACTCCTAATGTGCGGTATTTGCTTCCCCGCGATCCTCAATTCATTGTGCAAGAGGCAAGGCTTCCTCCTCCTCAACCCGCCCCGGAGTCTCCTCCTCATAGTCCTCCTCAAGGTCCTCCTCCGATCACAGAGCCTTCCCCTAATGAGGGTGGTATgtcatcttcttcctctccttTTGATTTACATGGCTTGCAATCTACCTTTGCGTCTATCTTGCAAGGGCAGCCGCACGGGGGATTCTTATCCcgattttgactcgtcctactacggtaggcgggtgtacgattaccatgttgacaaaggggactttgccc contains:
- the LOC110793668 gene encoding uncharacterized protein; its protein translation is MRDILSGKRTCGTNETVHLTEHCSALILSPFPPKLKDPGSFSIPCSIQELKFDNALCDLGASVSILPYKIYEKLSLGDLTPTPMSLQLADRSVTFPLGRVDDVPLVIGKLTFLVDFIVLDIDEDAHTPIILGRPFLATAGALIDVQGGLITLKAGDAKASFKLAIDD